The Chthoniobacterales bacterium region GGTCCGCGAGGAATGGAAAATCACCGCCAGCGAGATCGTCGAAAGCGGACCCGAAAGAGCGAGTCTCTGGACGCGCTGGGAGGGCGCGCATTCGTGGGCGGAACTGACCTTTTTCGTCGCGCGCGACACTCCCGGCGTGAAGGTCCACGGACGTTTGCTTTGGAACGAACGCAGCGCCCGTCTGCAACTCATTCTGCCTTCGACCGGCCCGGCAAAATGTGACGTGCCAGGCAGCGTGGCCGTTCGCCAGCAACGTGGGCAGGTGCCGGTGGGACGCTGGTTTCAGCGGCAAAACAGCGACGGAGGTGTCGTCGGAATCGCCAGCGACGTATTGAGCGACGCGGATTTTTTAGAAAATGAAACGCGCCTGACGCTGGCCCGCGCCTCGCGTTACGCGGACGATCAAAAAACCGGACCGACCGAACGCCGGACCGCACCGGCGGTTGATTGCGGCGAACTGAAATTTCGCCTCAACCTATATGCGGATGGAGTCACCGGGGACCAGGCCGCGCATCAGCTGTTGAATCCGCTAGCGGTGCTCGCCGTCACTCCCGGACCGGGCGATCTGCCGAGGCAGGGTTCTTTCGGTTCATTGCAGCCCGCTGGCGTGCGACTGCTCTCCGTCCAGAAGGTGGACGGTCACTTGCACATCCGGGTGCAAAATCGCAACGCCAGATCGGCTGAAACGACTTTCCAACTCGGCGGCGTGACCCATTCGCTCGGGCTACTCGGACCGCAACAGATCGTCACTCGATCCATCTAAAACCCTTCCCTCCCGAACATGCATCTCGTTGACTGGCTCCTCGTCGCGCTGCCGCTTGTATTCGTGATGGGCATCGCCATTTATACCCAGCGACAAATGAAAAGCGTCGCGGATTTCATGTCTGGCGGACGCATGGCCGGTCCTTATCTACTCGCGGTGGCCTCGGGTGAATTGCAGGCCGGAGCGGTAGTCTTCGTGGCCGGGTTTGAACAAATTGCCCAGGCGGGATTTACCACTTTGTGGTGGAGTTGGATGAGTATCCCGGCTGGATTGATTACCACGATTTTCGGTTTTGTTTATTACCGGTTTCGCGAAACGCGGGCGATGACGCTCTCCCAATTTTTTGAACTGCGTTACAGTAAATCGTTTCGCATTTTCACCGGCTGCCTCGGGTTTTTTGCCGGCATCGTGAACTTTGGCATCATCCCCGCCGTGGGTGCCCGTTGCATGATCTATTTTTTCGGCCTGCCGGCCAAACTGACAGTCCTTTCCTTCACGTTTCCGACTTACATCCTTCTCATGGCGGTGCTGCTCTCGATCGCGCTCTTTATGGCGCTGGCGGGCGGCTTGCTCACCGTCATGATCACCGATTGTGTGGAGGGAATGGTCTCCCAAATCTTCTATTTGATCATCATCGTCGCGTTGCTGACCATGTTTAGCTGGAACCAGATCAGCGAAGTCCTGCTGGATCGTTTGCCGACGCAATCGATGGTCAATCCCTTCGATTCGAAGGGGAACAAGGATTTCAACGGCTGGATAATTCTCATCGGCATGCTGGTGAACATTTACAGCACCGGCGCCTGGCAGAATTCGAGCGGGTACAGATCGGCGGCGATCACCCCGCACGCCGCAGTGATGGGCGGCATCCTCGGCCGCTGGCGGGAAAGCGGAAAATGGGCGGTCATGATCCTCCTTGCCGTCTGTGCGATTACTTTTCTGAAACACCCGGATTTCGCCGCCCAAGCCGCGGCAGTACATGCCGAAGTTTCGCAAATCGACAGCCCTCAGATCCAAAAGCAGATGGAGGTTCCGGTCTCTCTCTCTCATCTGCTGCCCATCGGGATCAAGGGAATCCTTTGCGCCGTTTTGCTGATGGGTATTTTTGGCGGCGACGCCACGCATTTACATTCTTGGGGCGGCATTTTTGTGCAGGACGTGTTAGTGCCCTTGCGGAAAAAACCCTTCGGCCCGGAGCAACATATTCGAGTTCTGCGCTGGTCCATCGTTGGCGTGGCGGTGTTTGCTTTTCTCTTCGGGGCGCTCTTTCAGCAGACGGAATACATTTCCATGTGGTGGTCGGTCACCATGGCCATCTACGTCGGAGGCGCCGGAGCGGCGATCATCGGCGGACTTTATTGGAAAAAAGGGACCACCACCGGCGCGTGGACGGCCCTGATCGCCGGTTCGTCGCTGTCGGTCACCGGCATCCTCCTGCGGCAGATTTACGGCAACGCTTTTCCGCTCAACGGCGTTGAGATTTCCTTCTACGTCACCCTGCTGGCCATCGCGCTCTACGTCGGAATCTCCCTCCTGACGAACCGCGAGGATTACAACATGGACCGGATGCTGCATCGCGGTAAATACGCCGCCGTGATCGAAAAGGTCGGTGACGAAATGGAGGCCATCGTTCCAGCGGAAAAAAAGTTCACATGGGGACGGATCATTGGCTTCGACGAGAATTTTTCGCGCAGCGACAAATGGATCACCGGCAGCGTCTTTGCCTGGGGCATGGTCTGGTTTTCCCTGTCAATCATCGGCACCATTTGGAACCTGATCGCTCCGTGGCCGGTCTCGTTCTGGACGCAATTCTGGAGGGTGTCCGGTATCGGCATTCCCATCGTGATCTCCGTCGTCACGGGCATTTGGTTTACCTGGGGCGGTGTGCGCGACATCAAAAGCCTCTTCCAACGGCTGAAAGCCCAGCGCATCAATCACCTCGACGACGGCACCGTGGTCAACAACATGAATCTCGATGAGACCACCGCGATTCGCGAAATTCCGCAGTCGAAGAAGTGAGTTCCATTTCCACGCTGCCAACCTGACGCGGCAATAAATCTCCCGCGACTTTACCACAGTGTTTGGCGCGAAACTAAACGAGCGAAAGTCGACCACATTCATTCGCCGTCTGGACGGATTACTTCCGTGGCTGCCCCTCTTAGTCGTGTTTAGATCGCGAGGATCATTGTACGGGAACTGGGATCACGCGTACACCGTCGGCGACGACATATCCGTTGGTTCCATTGGTGCGAAACTTCACTTCGGCGTTGGCGGGAGCGAGGGTGTAGGTGCCGAGAAGGTTCCAGCTGTTGCTATTAGTCTGCTGATTGACGGTCACTGTGGACACTGAGCCATTCGAGGTAACGATATCGACCGGCACGTTAGTCGCGCGATTGATTTCGGCCGGCCAACGGGCGTAAACCAGATAGCTGTCAGTCGCGGGCAGGGCAGGCTTGAAGGAGAAGCTCTTGGTGCCTTTGCCGGTGTTGCCGTCGTGAACGTAGTTGGTGCCCAGATAGCCTGGAGTACCGGTGGAGGGCGACCAGGTGCCGACGATGGTCACGGCGGCATCGGTGTTGTCCACGGTGGTCCCGACGGCTGGTAGCAGGCTCACAGCATCGGCAATCACATAGCCATTGGTGCCGGTGGTGCGAATTGTAATTTCGGCAGTGGCGGCGGAAAAGTTATAGTAGCCGAGGAGATTCCAAGTAGAGCCGTTGAGTTGCTGATTAACGGTGACAGTCGAGGTGCCGGAGGTGGTGACGATGTCGATGGGAACATTGGTCGCGCGATTGGGAGTGGCCACCCAGCGGGCGAAGACGAGGCAATCGCCGTCCGCCGGTAGCGTCGGCAGGAAGGCGAAGGACTTGGTGCCTTTATCGATGTTATTATCGTGGTGATAATTCGTGCCGTAGTAACCAGGCGAGGCGGTGGAGGCGAACCAACTACCAGTGAGGAAGACATCGGCGGTTTGGGCGTTGTCCACCGTTATCGCTTCGGGATCGAGTACGGACTTGATGGCGTTAAAATATACCGTGGCGAGATGTTCTTCACCGACAAGATTGGGATGAATGCCGTCGTAGCGGGCGTTGGCCGGCAGGTTGGAGTTAATATCTGCCAGCACGACCCGCGAGGCGGGCGTGTTTTTCGAAGTGACTACGCCGGAGATCGCGGTGTTGAAGCTGGCGCAGGCCGTCTCGTGATTGATGAATACCATGATGTTGGACAGGATGATTGTGATGTTAGCATTCGATGCCCGGAGCTTGTCGATGACGCTATTTAGCTGCGAGGTATAAGTGGCAGTGGAGATATTGTTCGCGTCGTTTGTGCCGATATTCAGGACAACTAGATCCGGTTTGTCGGTGGCGGACAAGCCGGCCAGCCAGGTATTAATGTTCTGGTCTAAATAGAGAGTGGTCTTTCCCCAGTGACCTTCGTGATCGCGATCAAAAGTCGTCGAGTAGTTCGGATAATTCGCCGCGCTTGGCGTTGGGGTAGTCGGGCTGGTGACGTTGAGGGAACCGACCATGTTCACCGCGTAGCCAGCATTCTTAAGTTTGAAATAAAGGGCGTAGCGGTAGGACGCATAATAAGTGCTGCCGATACTGCTTTTCCCACCTTGCGTGATGGAGTCGCCCAGCGGCATGATATTGATAGCCGCCTGCGCGGGGTCGGCGCAAAGAATGGCGAAGATGAAGCCGAATAAAGCCACGATCGATCGGATAAATGCAGGTTGAAACGCGGTGAGACGTGGCAATGATTGTTGATCTAGGTTCATAGTCTTGGGGGGTAGGTTCATGGTTTTTGGGGGCTTTGGAGTTAGGTTTGTATGATTGTTGATTGAGTCGTTGCCTGTTCATCGGCTTATTTTCAGGCGTAGAAACCGTCGCGTTGCTTGGGTGGGGGGTAATGAATCACGCACTTCCACGTTTTTGAGAGTGCCTGCGCCCGGCGTTTCGCTTGTGAGCGTGTCGGTCACCAGCGGCGTAAGCGCTGCGCCATTCGTGCCGGAAGCGATGTCGATCCAAGAATTGGGCATGTCCAGCGTGCTTGTTGCCTGCACCGTATAGATCAGATCGTAGAGGTTCGTGTCGCGTTGAAAGCTCAAAGTCAGCCGCCCCGCATTTGTGCTGACGCGTGGCAATACCGAGGCATCGGGATTGAGTGGGTCACCGCCAAGGCCATATTCGAAAATATTCATCACACCGTCGCCATCTGGATCAGTGAGGTCACTGCTGATCGAGGGATCGTTCATTTCCGTTAGGCTGAAGAATTGTGCTCGCCACGACCCAAAGGGGCTGGAATACATCACAGCGGGAATCGGGATCACGCGCACACCGTCTGCGATGACGTAACCGTTGGTGCCCGCGGTGCGGAACTTCACTTCGGCGTTGGCGGGGGCAAGCGTGTAGGTGCCGAGGAGATTCCAAGTATTACTGTTTGTCTGCTGATTGACGGTCACCGTCTTTACCGCCCCGCTGGAAGTGACGATATCCACCGGCACGTTGGTCGCGCGATTGATTTCAGCAGGCCAGCGGGCGTAAACCCGATAGTTGCCGATCGCGGACAAGACGGGCTTGAAGGAGAAGCTCTTGGTGCCTTTGCCAGTGTTGCCGTCGTGAACGTAGTTGCTGCCAAGATAGCCGGGAGTTCCGGTGGAAGACGACCATGTGCCGACGATTGTCACGGGCGCATCGGTGTTGTCCACGGCAAAGCCGGAAACATGGACGAGGCTGACCGCGTCAGCGACCACATAGCCATTGGTGCCGGTAGTGCGAATCGTAACGGAAGCGGTGGAGGCGGAAAACGTATAGCAGCCGAGAAGATTCCAAGCAGAGCCGTTGAGTTGCTGGTTGACCGTGACGGTAGAGGTCCCGGAGGCGGTAACGATGTCGATCGGCACGTTAGTTGCGCGATTAGGCGCAGCTACCCAGTGTGCATAGACGTAGTAATCACCATCCGACGGAAGTGTCGGAGTGAATGTGGCACCCTTTGTCCCCTTGCCGGTATTATTGTCGTGGATATAGCTGTTTAGGTAGGCGTCAGGGTTGGTGCTCGAGTTCCAAGCTCCCGTGAATGTGACGCCGCTCGCGTCTGCGTTGTCCTTGATCAGCGTCAGGTCGGAAGCGGTTACCAGCTCCGTGGAATTCCACGAGGAGCCGGTGTCGTTCTTAGCCGTAATGAGATAATAATAAATCGTGCCAGCGACGACGGTCGAGTCGGTGTAGCTGCATGTCACCGGGCTGGCCAAGGTCGTGTAAGGGCCGCCGCTTCGGGTGGCGCGTTTTACCTCAAACCGGGTCGTGCCCACGGGGAAGTTCCAGGTCAGTGAGACCAGCCCGGGAGTGGGCGTGGCACTCAGGGCGAAATTAACAGGGCCCAAGACCGGCGGCTCCATTCGGAAGGGCAGGACGGGCAGCGGTTGGCTCTCGGCATTAAAGAGATTGCCGGTGAATAGATTGCTCATTGCATAGCGCACATAGAGCGGGGCAGGCACCGATGTGCTGGCCACTCGGATCGAGGACGACGACTCCAGCACCGTTGTAGTGGCTGGGTAATACACTCCATCGCTACCGGCGACTTCGAGCCCGGTGGGAGCGGCGTTGCCGGTGGTAGTCAGGGCGGCGGAGCCCTTCATATCGAAGGAGACGCGAAGCACTCCGGGCGAAGCCAACTCGACGCCGAGCGGCGCGGGGCCTTCGGAGACCAGACCTGTTGCGCCGTCGAACTTCGCCCGGACAAGCGTGGCAAGACGCCGACCCAGCTCGACCTTCGTGCGCGGGTGCAATTCCCGATCGGCGTCGCCGAGATCCGTCAGACTGGAACCCAAGTCGATGGAGCCGAGGACGGCGGTGGAGGGCTCTTGCAGAGTAGTAGTCTGGGCATCGCGCAGCCACGGCCAGTAGATCGGTTCGCCAGTATGAGCGAAGCCGGGCAATTGCACAGTAACCCACGGGCGGGCGGTACCACCCCAGAGTGTGCGCCAGCTCTGGATAAGGAGTCGCTGGGTGATCGGATAAGTGAGCACACCGGCCGCGTTGGCGTTGCTCTCGCCTTGATACCAAAGGAAGCCGCGGAGAGCGAAACGACGCAGCGGATAGATCATGCCGTTGTAGCAGACAGCGGGCTGACGCTGGCGTGTGCCCTGCACGTCGGGAGCGTTGGCGGGATCAGCCGCGATGACGGCAGCGCGCGCGGCGAGGTCGGGGCGCGAGGCCTGCGTTTCGGCGCTTAACCACGATTCGATCAGAGTCGAGCCCCAGGCGGCCTTGATGATGCCGATCGGCACGCCCGGGTTGGCGGCGCGATAGCTTCGCGCGAAGAAAAACCCAGATGCTGTGAATCCATCTACGGCGGGGACGGCGGTGCTTTGCCACTGGTTGCCCGTTTCGTCTGCGCGGTCGCCGAGCGTCTCCTGTGGCGCGGCGTTGTAGAGATGCTCGACGGAAAAATGCCGGATGAGGTCGTCGGTGGCGGGGTTAAGAGCAGTGAAGGCCGTGTTCGCGTTATTTTCCTTCACTGTCAGATCCATGTTGGACTGGCCACTGCACAGCCAGACATCGCCTACGAGCACGTTGTCATGGGTAATCGTTTGCGTGCCGCTCGCGATGGAGAGCACAAAGGGACCTCCAAAGGTGTTGACCGCCGGCAAGGTGACGATCCATTGGCCGGTGCCGTTGACTTGCCCGGTGCCGGAGGTGAGCGTGGTCGCTCCATTGCGGAGAGCCACTGTCACGGTCGCTCCCGGGGCACCGGTGCCCCAGACATTAATCGGCTGCGAGCGCTGCAAAACCATGTTTGGGCCGAAAATTTTGTCGACCGTAAACGAAAACGCCGGACCGAGCAGGGACTGGATGGCGGCGAAATATACGGTCGCGAGATGCTCCTCGCCCACCAGATTAGGATGGATGCCGTCGTAGCGCGCGTTGGTCGGCAGGTTGGTGTTGATGTCCGCCAACACGATGGGCGATGCGGCTGTGCTGAGTGAAGGTGCGAGTTGCGCGAGCGCCGCGTTGAAATCGATGCACGCTGTCTCGTGGTTGAGGAACACCATGATGTTCGAAAGGACGATTTTCACGGACGGGTTGGCGGCCCGTAGTTTGGCGATGACGCTGGTCAGCTGCGAGATAAAGGTGGAAGTAGGGATGTTGTTGGCGTCGTTGGTGCCGATGTTCAGAACGACTAAATCCGGTTTGTCGGCGGCGGGCAGGCCAGCCAGCCAGGTGGTGATGTTTGAATTCGGGTTCGAATTCAAATAGGCGGTGGTTTTGCCGAAATGTCCCTCGTGGTCGCGGTCGAAACTGGTGGCGTAGAGCGGATAATTCGTCGCGCTTGGCGTCGGGGTGGTCGGGCTGGTGACGTTGAGGGAACCGACCATGTTCACGGCGTAGCCGGCGCTCTGGAGTTTGAAATAAAGCGCGTAGCGGTAGGACGCGTAATAGACACTGCCGATGCCGCTTTTTCCACCTTGGGTAATTGAGTCGCCCAACGGCATAATATTGATAGCTGCCTGCGCTGGCGCTGGGACGAGAACGGCTAAAAGGAGGCCAAACAGAGCCGCTAGAGATCGAATGAACGCGGGCGTCAGGGGGCGCAACATAAAAGGGGTTTAATGGAAAGAATGTCCTTTGGCGGAAACTAGGCCTTTTTTCTCCTAAAGTAGAAAGATGCGGCAATGCCCGAACAAAAAATGCCCATGATCACAGTGGATGGCTCGGGAACCACAGCCACATAAATATCTCCCGCTTGGGCTCCAAAACTTACCCCATCGCCCACAAAGAGGGTGCCGGTCAATCCAGCGCCGAGGTTCGTCACAGTGAGTCCGCTAGTAATTTCTCGCCCGGATGCTCCACCCAAGACCAGACCCTGCCAAGTGTCTGCAGCTTCGGTAGAAGTCGCTAACCCATCGAAGAGCCGATAGACACCCGCAGCACCGGTGCCTAGGAAGTTAATCGCATTACCGTTGAAGGCCACATCATCAACCGCAGAGTTGCTAATCACCAAAAGATCGCTGGCTCCGGGTATCAGGAACGTTCCGGCCGCACCGAGGGCGAACAGAAAGTCTGAGCCGGAAGCCATTGAGAGAATGTTAGCAGCCGTGCTCCCTCCACTATCTAGCGTCAGAGTGCCGATGCCAGCCCCCGGAGTGCCTGCGACAACTCCCGGAGCGAGGTGACCGCCGCTGGATACTGAGACAAATTGCTGGGTAGATCCGAGAACAGTCGGCCGAATTTGACCGGTGCCGCCGAGCGTCGCTCCGACCGTAATACTCCCGGTGCCTGTCGCTGAATTGGTACCACTTACCGCAGTGTTAGCCTCCAACGTGCCTGCGTTGATGAAGGTTCCGCCGGAGTAGGTATTGACGCCGCTTAATTTAACCACGCCGTTACCGACTTTCTTAATGAACTGATTGGTGTTCCCCGCTGAGCTGGAGATCACGTTGGTGAACGACACAGTGCCTCCAGAGGCGGAGGTGAGATTTAGACCGTTGTTCGCAGCCCCAATATTCGCGAGGTTAACGGTGCCGGAGTAAATCGAGGTCCCGGTCGTTTGTGAGCCTCCCACGGTGTATGAGCTGTTTGCACCAGCGTTGAAAGCGATGTTGGCAGGGGTCGAGAAGGCTCCGGTGGTGAACAGGCTTGCCTGAGTACTCACAGCACTACTACCCAAAGTTATATTCTGGCCACCCAAGGCTCCATTGTTGGCAATCTCAAGCGTTCCACCCCTCCAAACTGTAGTCGCTGAAAATGCATTGCTCCCCTCGAGTCTCAAAGTGCCGGTGTAAGGCGTAGTTGATGATTCAAGTTTGACGACAGCGAACCCGGACCCTGAGGCAATGCTGCCCGTGACAGTCATGCTACCGGTGCCCTGAATGGAAAGCACATCCGTAGTGGCACCAGTTCCGTTGGTCGTGTTTACACTACTGACGACAACAGGGGTGCTATTGGTAAGCGTCAACAAAGGACCCGTGGCATTAAGACTAATGCCTCCATTTAAATTCAAAACAGTCGTGCCGTTGTTAATGGTGCGCGCACTACTTGAAGAAAAAACAATTCGGGGAGCGATGTTGGTTGTCCCGCCGCCCGTCGTGATGATCGAAGTATCAATGGTAAAGACGGAAGAGGTCGCTGTGGTTATATTATAGTCGGCTTGGCTGTTGTCGATGTTAAGCGTCGCGATCTGAATATTGACATCTAGATTGGGATTCACGGCGGTGGCGACCGCCGCGAGGGTCGCATTGTCACCACCTGCGGATCCTGGATAGGGGGAAGCGCTCCAATTAGCATTGGTGTTCCAGTCAGAACCGGTGTTTAGCCAAGTGCCGGTAGCTGCCTGGGCCAGCGGAGAAAATGCGGTGATGAAAAGCCCGAGGCTGAGGGCGACGCATTTGGCGAGGGACGAGGTGGAATATTTGTTTTTCATAGGGAGGGAAGACAAAGCGGATAAGTATTGAGGCTTGGGTTCAGATGAAACTGAGCCAGTTTCCATCGACGCTGCGGCAGAAGTTGATCTAGGGAACGAATGTGTAACGACCATAGCAACCGCTTGGTTGGCAACCAAGAGATGGAGGTATCCCTATTTCGACATTGTATGATCTGTTTTTAAACATCCAGGAAGCTCAACGGAGTGAAGTAAACCTAAAATCCAAGAAGGACTTTCGACTTTGGAGAACTTGTTAACATTCCTGGGACGAAGAGGATAAACACAGTCTGCGCGGATTAGAGCGCGCGCATTGTGTCGTCAGAATCCAACCGTAGCTTACGGTGCCAAAAGACTTCCCTTCATCACTGCTAAAGCGACAGTTATAACAACCGCTACAATTCCATAGTTCCAGTTGGTTAGTAGCCGTCTAAAGAAAAGCGCCTCCCCACGCGAATGGAGAAGCGTTTTCGATTTAGCCTTTATGTTTTAGAGGCTGCGACGGCGGGCGCGCTGCACGCCGATTAAAATCCCGAATCCGCCGATTATCATCGCATAGGTGGATGGCTCGGGGACCGCAACGACATTGAGATAAATATCTCCAGCTTGAGTTCCAAAACTTCCCCCATCGCCCACAAAGAGGGTGCCGGTCAATCCCGCAGCGAGATTCGTCACAGTAAGTCCGCTAGTGATTTGACGAGTGGATACTCCACCCAGAGTCAAACCCGCCCAAGTATCTGAAGCTTCAGTAGAAGTCGCTAGCCCATCGAAGAGCCGATAGACACCCACCGCTCCAGTGCCTAGGAAATCAATCGCGTTCCCATTGAAAGCCACATCGCTAGCCGCAGAGTTGCTAATCACTAGAAGATCGTTGGTTCCATCTACTGCAAACGTTCCGGCAACACCGAGGGCAAACTGAAAGTCTGAGCCGGAAGCCATTGAGAGAATGTTAGTAGCCGTGCTCCCTCCACTATCTAGCGTCAGAGTGCCGATGCCAGCCCCCGGAGTGCCCGCGACAACTCCAGGAGCGAGATGACCGCCGTTCGATACCGAGACAAATTGCTGATTCACGCCTAGAACACCTGGCCGAATCTGGCCAGTGCCGCCGAGCGTCCCCCCAATGAAAACCGTTACATTCCCCGTGCCTGTCGACGAGTTAGTGCCGCCTACTACAGTATTAGCCTCCAACGTGCCTGCATTGATGAGGGTCCCGCCGCCGTAGGTATTTACGCCGCTTAACTTGACCACGCCGTTACCAATTTTCGTGATGAAGTGAGCGGAATTTGCCAGGCTGGATATCACGTTGGTGAACGATACTGTGCCTCCAGTGGCGGCGGTGACATTTAGACCGTTGTTCACAGCTTGAAGAGCCGTGAGGTTAACGGTGCCGGAGTAAGTCGATGTCCCGCTTGTCTGCGAACCTCCAAGAGTAAATGAAGTGTTTGCACCGCTGAAAGTGATGTTGGCAGGGGTCGAGAAGGCTCCAGTTGTGAGCAGGCTTGCCTGAGTACTTACAGCGCTACTACCCACAGTTATATTTTGGCCACCCAAGGCTCCATTGTTGGCAACCTCGATCGTTCCACCCCTCCACAATGTAGTCGTCGAAAATGTATTGCTCCCCTCGAGTCTCAGAGTGCCGGTGTAACCCGCAATTGGTACAGCAAGACTGATGGTATTGAACCCAGCCCCTGGGGCAATGCTGCCCGTGACCGTCATGCTGCCGGTGCCCTGAATGGAAAGGACATCGTCCGCTCCGGGGCCGTTGCCCGTGGTTATACTACTCACGACAATAGGCGTGCTATTGGTGAGCGTCACCACAGGCCCTTGGCCAATAAGACTAATGCCACCATTCAAGTTTAGAGTAGTCGTACCGTTGTTAATTGTACGTGCACCAGATCCAAAAAGGATTTGGGGAGCGATGTTGGTCGTCCCGCCGCCAGTCGTGACGATCGAAGTGGCAATGGTAAAGACGGAGGAGGTCGCCGTGGTAATATCATAATCGGCCTGGGTGTTATCGATGTTAAGTGTATTGATCAAAATACTAACATCGAGATTGGGATTCACGGCGGTGGCGGCCGAAGGGAGCGTAGCAGTCTCACCACCAGCGGTTCCAGGATAGCTGGCACCACTCCAATTCGCATTGGTGTTCCAGTCAGAACCTATATTGAGCCAATTGCCGGTAGCTGCCTGCGCCAGCGGAGAAAATGCTGTGATGGAAAGCCCGAGGCTGATGGCGACGCATTTGGCAAGGTCCAAGGTGGAATTATTTTTCATAAGGGGGAAACGGGGGGAAGTGGTTAATGTGTACGATCAATAGCGACCTTTTGTTTGAAAACAAGGTATGGAGGTTTCCTATCTTCGACATTGTATGATCTCTTTTTCTACATTCTCGAAACTCAAGGGCGGCAAATCACTAGATCCGATGGGCAATTGGGCCTAAAAGAACTGCAAAGGAGTGCGCACCTAATGGACGCCAAATTTCCAAAAATTCTCCAAAGCCGCACGCAATCCAGTTTGCGGATTATGTCGACATCAGATAACCAAA contains the following coding sequences:
- a CDS encoding autotransporter-associated beta strand repeat-containing protein; translation: MKNNSTLDLAKCVAISLGLSITAFSPLAQAATGNWLNIGSDWNTNANWSGASYPGTAGGETATLPSAATAVNPNLDVSILINTLNIDNTQADYDITTATSSVFTIATSIVTTGGGTTNIAPQILFGSGARTINNGTTTLNLNGGISLIGQGPVVTLTNSTPIVVSSITTGNGPGADDVLSIQGTGSMTVTGSIAPGAGFNTISLAVPIAGYTGTLRLEGSNTFSTTTLWRGGTIEVANNGALGGQNITVGSSAVSTQASLLTTGAFSTPANITFSGANTSFTLGGSQTSGTSTYSGTVNLTALQAVNNGLNVTAATGGTVSFTNVISSLANSAHFITKIGNGVVKLSGVNTYGGGTLINAGTLEANTVVGGTNSSTGTGNVTVFIGGTLGGTGQIRPGVLGVNQQFVSVSNGGHLAPGVVAGTPGAGIGTLTLDSGGSTATNILSMASGSDFQFALGVAGTFAVDGTNDLLVISNSAASDVAFNGNAIDFLGTGAVGVYRLFDGLATSTEASDTWAGLTLGGVSTRQITSGLTVTNLAAGLTGTLFVGDGGSFGTQAGDIYLNVVAVPEPSTYAMIIGGFGILIGVQRARRRSL